From Halotia branconii CENA392, the proteins below share one genomic window:
- a CDS encoding tRNA (cytidine(34)-2'-O)-methyltransferase codes for MPQVVLVNPQIPPNTGNIARTCAATSTELHLVGPLGFEISDRYLKRAGLDYWPYVKLHYHESLEAFKTIHKKRGGRRLGFSVKGSVNYVQFQFQDDDWLLFGSETTGLPPVILSACDATLHIPMAQPQVRSLNLSVSVAVSLFEARRQLGCLM; via the coding sequence ATGCCTCAGGTAGTTTTAGTCAATCCGCAAATACCCCCAAACACAGGCAATATTGCTCGCACTTGTGCTGCTACAAGTACAGAATTACATTTAGTGGGACCTTTGGGATTTGAAATTAGCGATCGCTATCTTAAAAGAGCTGGTTTAGATTATTGGCCTTATGTCAAACTGCATTATCACGAATCACTAGAAGCCTTTAAAACCATACACAAAAAGCGTGGAGGCAGACGGTTGGGTTTCAGTGTCAAGGGCAGTGTTAATTATGTCCAGTTCCAATTTCAAGATGACGATTGGTTGCTTTTTGGTAGTGAAACCACTGGTTTACCACCAGTAATTCTGTCAGCTTGTGATGCGACTCTTCATATTCCTATGGCACAACCCCAGGTTCGCAGTTTAAATCTTTCAGTGAGTGTAGCAGTCAGTTTATTTGAAGCTCGTCGTCAGTTAGGCTGTTTAATGTAG
- a CDS encoding cysteine peptidase family C39 domain-containing protein codes for MYPSSLLRVQRDLKKQTNNQKFLTPKAAIIRILQMFVGDTNLVSDFSQSWVVREFQLGDELTNYAVDNSSNLLYLVCQGRVRLLGFDTTVSREVSTQLLLAQQTFGADHLFCDQALPYRAIAAGESLVAQINITELQSWLQRLPHLESYLQQLAIERQTLLFFKSYTELRSLTSSTLRQLLPYLQPTKITAGSSLQEATSPTKGRFWLASGKVQTISAAAKPPHIGENWGYPHVKLPVGIAQTNLLVYRLAIEHWESVKEIAPQLFPDQDELVKEQQQPGTVSTDDRKPQILLPKLMDLPSRSSQLETPVSISTILEIPEIDFLTVENQRQSIFRFWRSYPFIQQQSSSDCGAACLAMVSQYWGKRLSLPTLRNLARVDRMGASLQGLAIAAQSLGYDVLPVRASLNKLELHPHPWIAHWQGIHYVVVWKIKGDRILISDPAIGKRWLPYRDFAASWTAYALVLNPTERFHLLKSEKVSLRRYWHILGRHRKLLRQLIFASLLVQVFGLATPLCTQVVIDQVIPLKDFATLNVVAIGLLCLSIWRNIITAQRQYLLGYLANHVDINLIGNFITHTLQLPLQFFASRQVQDIISRVQENRKIQLFLTHQVISASIDAFMAFIYLGLMADYNLQLTLLVLGWILPIVILTLGVSPAFKKASQEIFQESAGYNSLMVEMITGIATIKTAAAEQPVRRHWEKRLMRMLKARFQGQKLANRLQLTRSLINQVGNILVLWFGTSLVIEGQVSLGKFVALNMLTSNVMTSVLALVGLWDEFQQVQISLERVNDILTSEPEENPQKPLVVMPSVRGEVHFDNISFRYHPDQERNTLQNISFQVKPQQTIGIIGQSGSGKSTLVNLLAGLYRPHTGRILIDGYDIAGVSPGSLRSQLGLVLQEDLLFSGTILENITLYNSDLSLEDAIKAAKLADAHTFIQALPLGYNTQVGEGGLRLSDGQSQKIAIARALIRNPGILIFDEATNGLDAESERCFQENLARMSQQCTTFIISHRLFSVRHADHILVLDKGILIEQGNHQELMAIAGLYSHLAQLQFH; via the coding sequence ATGTATCCCTCTTCATTGTTAAGAGTTCAGAGAGATTTGAAAAAACAGACTAATAATCAAAAATTTCTCACTCCAAAAGCAGCTATCATCAGAATTTTGCAGATGTTTGTAGGGGATACAAACTTAGTATCAGACTTTAGCCAATCTTGGGTGGTTCGAGAGTTTCAACTAGGTGACGAACTGACTAATTATGCTGTAGATAATAGCAGTAATCTTTTATATTTAGTATGTCAAGGTCGAGTGCGCTTGCTGGGGTTTGATACAACTGTCAGTCGGGAAGTTTCAACTCAGTTACTATTAGCACAGCAAACATTCGGTGCAGATCATTTATTTTGCGATCAAGCTCTACCATACCGAGCGATCGCAGCTGGTGAGAGTTTGGTAGCTCAAATAAATATTACTGAACTGCAATCTTGGTTACAGCGCCTACCTCATCTAGAAAGTTATTTACAGCAGCTTGCGATTGAGCGACAAACGCTACTTTTCTTTAAAAGCTACACCGAGTTGCGATCGCTAACTAGTTCAACTCTGCGGCAATTATTACCCTACTTACAACCTACTAAAATAACTGCTGGTTCATCATTGCAAGAAGCAACTTCCCCGACTAAGGGACGCTTTTGGTTAGCTAGTGGCAAAGTTCAGACCATATCAGCAGCGGCTAAACCGCCACACATAGGAGAAAATTGGGGATATCCTCATGTCAAACTTCCAGTTGGCATTGCCCAAACAAATTTGTTAGTTTATCGCTTGGCTATAGAACATTGGGAATCAGTCAAGGAAATTGCACCACAGTTATTTCCTGACCAGGATGAACTAGTAAAAGAGCAACAGCAGCCGGGTACAGTGAGTACTGACGATCGCAAACCTCAAATCCTGCTTCCCAAGTTGATGGATTTGCCATCTCGTAGTTCCCAATTAGAAACTCCAGTATCAATATCAACAATATTAGAGATTCCAGAGATTGACTTTCTAACCGTAGAGAACCAACGTCAATCAATATTTCGATTCTGGCGTTCTTATCCCTTTATTCAACAGCAAAGTTCGTCGGATTGTGGGGCAGCATGTTTGGCAATGGTTAGCCAGTATTGGGGCAAACGCCTCAGTCTCCCTACTCTGCGGAACTTAGCGCGGGTAGACCGCATGGGTGCATCTTTACAAGGATTAGCAATAGCAGCCCAATCTTTAGGATATGACGTGCTACCAGTCCGGGCAAGTTTGAATAAGTTAGAGTTGCATCCTCACCCGTGGATTGCCCACTGGCAAGGCATTCACTATGTCGTAGTTTGGAAAATTAAAGGCGATCGCATCTTAATTTCTGACCCAGCGATCGGCAAGCGATGGCTGCCATACCGAGATTTTGCAGCCAGTTGGACAGCTTATGCTCTTGTGTTAAACCCCACTGAACGTTTTCATCTCCTCAAAAGCGAAAAAGTTTCTCTAAGGCGTTATTGGCACATACTAGGCCGTCATCGTAAATTACTTAGACAATTGATTTTCGCTTCATTGTTGGTACAAGTTTTTGGGCTAGCGACTCCCCTGTGTACTCAGGTAGTGATTGACCAAGTTATACCACTCAAAGACTTTGCAACCCTGAATGTCGTTGCGATCGGCTTATTATGCTTAAGCATCTGGCGTAATATTATAACCGCCCAGCGTCAATACTTATTGGGCTATCTTGCCAATCACGTTGACATTAACTTAATTGGTAATTTTATTACACATACGTTGCAGTTACCATTGCAGTTTTTCGCATCGCGCCAAGTACAAGACATTATTAGCCGCGTTCAAGAAAACCGCAAAATTCAACTGTTTCTTACCCATCAAGTTATCAGTGCCTCGATAGATGCCTTCATGGCATTCATCTACTTGGGGTTGATGGCTGATTACAACTTACAACTTACCCTTTTGGTCTTGGGTTGGATTCTACCTATCGTCATTTTAACTTTGGGGGTAAGTCCAGCATTCAAAAAAGCGTCACAAGAAATCTTTCAGGAATCCGCAGGATATAACTCTTTAATGGTAGAAATGATCACTGGTATTGCCACAATCAAAACCGCAGCAGCTGAGCAACCAGTACGTAGACATTGGGAAAAGCGCTTGATGAGGATGTTGAAAGCGCGGTTTCAAGGGCAGAAATTAGCTAACCGTTTACAACTGACTAGAAGCTTGATTAATCAAGTCGGTAACATTCTTGTCTTGTGGTTTGGAACCAGTTTAGTAATTGAGGGGCAGGTTTCTCTAGGTAAATTTGTCGCTTTGAATATGCTCACTAGCAATGTTATGACTTCAGTGTTGGCGTTGGTGGGATTGTGGGATGAGTTTCAACAAGTGCAGATTTCTTTGGAAAGGGTCAATGATATTTTGACTTCTGAACCCGAAGAAAATCCCCAGAAACCTCTAGTGGTAATGCCCTCAGTTCGTGGTGAAGTGCATTTTGACAATATTTCTTTCCGTTATCACCCCGATCAAGAGCGTAATACCTTACAAAATATCTCTTTTCAGGTGAAACCCCAGCAAACTATTGGCATTATTGGTCAGAGTGGCTCTGGTAAGAGTACTTTAGTAAATTTGCTGGCTGGTTTATATCGTCCCCATACTGGAAGAATTTTAATTGATGGATATGATATTGCTGGTGTTTCTCCTGGGTCGTTGCGAAGTCAATTAGGTTTAGTATTGCAAGAGGATTTGCTGTTTTCGGGAACCATTTTAGAAAACATTACCCTGTACAACTCGGATTTGAGTCTAGAGGATGCGATCAAAGCTGCCAAGCTAGCAGATGCACATACTTTTATCCAAGCTTTACCTTTGGGATATAACACTCAAGTAGGAGAAGGGGGTTTGAGGCTTTCTGATGGACAAAGCCAAAAAATTGCGATCGCCCGCGCCCTGATTAGGAATCCAGGAATTTTAATTTTTGATGAAGCAACGAATGGTCTAGATGCAGAATCGGAACGCTGCTTTCAAGAGAATTTAGCCCGGATGAGTCAACAGTGTACCACTTTTATCATTTCCCATCGTCTCTTCAGCGTTCGCCATGCTGACCATATTCTTGTTTTAGACAAAGGTATTCTTATTGAACAAGGTAATCACCAAGAACTAATGGCAATCGCTGGTCTATATTCCCACTTAGCTCAACTACAGTTCCATTAA
- a CDS encoding helix-turn-helix domain-containing protein gives MSHYLHQNTTIDNSEIHESKFLTPFQRKALLKHLQTKLQPEYRRRIEIMLLADTGKSQTQICEILGCSQEMARYWIGLAEAGLAHKWHERPIGRPKIVNAQYIERLKELVSNSPRDYGYAFTYWTAQWLSKHLANELGITISDRHINRLLKQMGLSTKPKTSAQRKIDENQDAGITISDLHSNSETSFRWSLNLMQTNN, from the coding sequence ATGTCACACTATCTTCATCAAAACACAACTATCGACAACTCTGAAATTCATGAAAGTAAGTTTTTAACGCCTTTTCAAAGAAAAGCTTTATTGAAACATTTGCAGACAAAATTACAGCCAGAATATCGGCGAAGAATTGAGATTATGTTATTAGCAGATACGGGTAAATCTCAAACCCAAATATGTGAAATATTAGGTTGTTCTCAAGAGATGGCACGTTACTGGATAGGTCTAGCAGAAGCAGGTTTAGCCCATAAATGGCATGAGCGACCAATAGGTAGACCCAAGATTGTCAATGCTCAATATATTGAACGTTTGAAAGAACTAGTTAGTAACAGTCCTCGTGATTATGGTTATGCATTTACCTACTGGACAGCTCAATGGTTAAGCAAACATTTAGCTAATGAGTTGGGCATTACTATCAGCGATCGCCATATTAACCGCCTGTTAAAACAAATGGGACTTTCCACCAAACCCAAAACTTCGGCTCAACGAAAAATTGACGAAAATCAAGATGCTGGTATTACTATTTCCGATTTGCACTCGAACTCAGAAACTAGTTTTCGTTGGTCATTAAATTTGATGCAGACCAATAACTAA
- a CDS encoding peptidylprolyl isomerase, which translates to MNDLSQIFIEPEEIVSFLKRKMNLKEVYQEILFKRVISYAAQQRGITVTTVEIEAEADRQRREQRLEKATDTLAWLSDQLVTPHDWEMGIRDRLLSQKLAHYMFAEKVEDFFIKNSLEFEQVILYQIIVESDKLAQEIYYQIAEGEISFYHAANLYDIDDHRRHKCGYEGTIYRFDIQPDIAAMIFQTPPKQLIGPLKTEQGHHLLIVEELLPAELTPERYQEILHNMFHDWLVTELDYMLNSS; encoded by the coding sequence ATGAATGATCTTTCCCAAATATTCATTGAACCTGAGGAAATTGTCAGCTTCCTCAAACGAAAAATGAATCTGAAGGAAGTGTATCAAGAGATTTTGTTTAAAAGAGTGATATCATACGCAGCTCAACAAAGAGGAATAACTGTTACAACTGTAGAAATTGAGGCGGAAGCCGATCGCCAGCGTCGAGAGCAGCGTTTGGAGAAGGCTACAGATACTCTTGCATGGTTAAGCGATCAATTGGTTACTCCCCATGACTGGGAAATGGGGATTCGCGATCGCTTATTATCACAAAAATTAGCTCACTACATGTTTGCTGAAAAAGTAGAAGATTTTTTTATTAAAAATAGTCTGGAGTTTGAGCAAGTAATTCTCTATCAAATCATTGTTGAATCTGACAAACTTGCTCAAGAAATTTATTATCAAATTGCAGAAGGTGAAATCAGTTTTTATCATGCAGCGAACCTTTATGATATTGATGATCATCGCAGACATAAGTGCGGTTATGAAGGAACTATTTACCGTTTTGATATCCAACCAGATATAGCTGCTATGATATTTCAGACTCCACCTAAACAGCTGATAGGCCCTCTAAAAACGGAACAAGGTCATCATCTTTTAATAGTTGAAGAGTTACTTCCTGCTGAATTAACCCCTGAAAGATATCAAGAAATTCTCCACAATATGTTTCACGACTGGCTAGTTACAGAACTAGACTATATGCTTAATTCATCATGA
- a CDS encoding peptidase domain-containing ABC transporter, protein MPSGFSQQQLAQQLSQTLGESLSDSEIEMCLAEAEIVQPPVAKQFWQSIAAPAGIYMILGGKVRLLDNSNNLITTLSTSASFGELTLFPEEEFSPYVARASVNLKLCHLPQAALHEVMHKYPSISDRLKRSAELWDLLLLTSQSALLPHNGSVEDLLRTLSLFERHTLGTGSLPAKLFQDTKLWLLRRGELIHTDGRRLTPGNIYVCPKLGTCQAEQPTIIYTLKNDDWQLALEYWPQLAELLKFQERQAERVNGEDSSQSPLPNSQSSILNHIPEPKPKQRQVYFPSPTVRAGHWWGRLTKRYPFFEQQSASDCGVACLVMISRYWGKRLSINLLREQTNVTRSGASLRSLTTAAESIGFTTRPVKASLDKLAQQTLPAIAHWEGKHYVVVYEINNKRVIVGDPAIGQRSLTTTQFKAGWTGYALLLQPTALLKDTEEASTTLWQFFDLVKPHSRVLLEVFIASVLIQVFGLITPLFTQLLLDRVIVQGSTLTLNAVGLGLIIFGLLRVVINGLRQYLLDHTANRISVALLVGFIKHTFRLPLAFFESRYVGDIVSRVQENQKIQRFLTGEALSIILDLLTVFVYVGLMFWYSSSMALLSLAILPPYILLAFVATPFLRRISREVFNASANENSYLIQSLTGIRSIRSMAIEQTVRWHWEERLNQVIKKTFGGQIIGNQLQIISSAIESLVTTGLLWYGAWLVIQNQLTIGQLVAFNMLLGNIIRPFQRLVVLWNQLQEVIISTERINDVLEAEPEEDLQHQTRQHLPRLYGNIRFENVTFRYHPESDINVLQNLSFEILPEQTVAVVGRSGSGKTTLSKLILGLYPPTDGKVLIDSQDVTSISLRSLRSQIGVVDQDTFLFGGTIRENISIAHPEATLEEVIEAAQLAGADEFIKQLPMGYETQIGEGGGMLSGGQRQRLAIARALLGNPRLLLLDEATSHLDSESERIIQNNLKTILQGRTSLIIAHRLSTVRHADLILVLDRGLLVESGTHDQLIARRGHYFYLNQQQFATTA, encoded by the coding sequence ATGCCATCAGGGTTTTCCCAGCAACAGTTAGCTCAACAACTCAGCCAAACTTTAGGTGAGTCGTTGTCTGATAGTGAAATTGAGATGTGCTTAGCAGAGGCAGAAATTGTCCAACCACCAGTAGCAAAACAATTCTGGCAGTCAATAGCAGCACCTGCTGGTATATATATGATTCTTGGGGGTAAAGTCAGACTATTAGATAACTCTAATAACTTAATTACTACCCTGTCAACTAGTGCATCATTTGGCGAATTGACTTTATTCCCCGAAGAGGAGTTTAGTCCTTATGTCGCCAGAGCTTCTGTAAATTTAAAACTTTGTCATCTTCCCCAAGCAGCATTACACGAAGTAATGCACAAATATCCGAGTATTAGCGATCGCCTCAAAAGAAGTGCAGAACTTTGGGATTTATTGCTGTTAACTAGTCAAAGCGCTCTACTGCCTCACAATGGATCTGTAGAAGACTTACTCAGAACGCTATCTTTATTTGAACGGCACACCTTGGGAACGGGTTCCTTACCAGCCAAACTATTCCAAGATACTAAGCTGTGGCTATTGCGTCGCGGAGAACTTATACATACTGATGGCCGTCGATTGACACCGGGAAATATCTATGTGTGTCCAAAGTTAGGAACTTGCCAAGCAGAGCAACCAACAATTATTTACACATTAAAAAATGATGATTGGCAATTAGCACTAGAGTATTGGCCACAATTGGCAGAGTTGCTCAAATTTCAAGAGCGCCAGGCTGAAAGAGTCAATGGGGAAGACTCTTCCCAATCTCCCTTACCCAACTCTCAATCGTCAATCCTCAATCACATCCCAGAACCCAAGCCAAAACAACGACAAGTCTACTTTCCCAGCCCCACCGTGAGAGCAGGTCATTGGTGGGGACGTTTAACCAAGCGGTATCCGTTCTTTGAACAACAAAGCGCCTCAGACTGCGGCGTGGCTTGCCTAGTGATGATTAGTCGTTATTGGGGTAAACGCTTAAGTATAAATCTACTGCGGGAGCAAACTAATGTCACTCGCAGTGGCGCATCATTGCGGAGTTTGACAACAGCAGCAGAAAGTATTGGTTTTACTACTCGTCCGGTAAAAGCCAGTCTAGATAAATTAGCCCAACAAACCTTACCAGCGATCGCCCACTGGGAAGGTAAACACTATGTTGTCGTTTATGAAATTAACAACAAACGGGTGATTGTTGGCGACCCGGCGATCGGTCAACGCAGCTTGACTACTACCCAATTCAAAGCTGGTTGGACTGGTTATGCCTTATTATTGCAGCCTACAGCCCTGCTCAAAGATACCGAAGAAGCAAGCACAACATTATGGCAATTTTTTGATTTAGTAAAACCTCACTCACGAGTATTACTAGAAGTATTCATTGCTTCGGTGTTGATTCAAGTATTTGGACTGATTACTCCTTTATTTACCCAATTGTTGTTAGATAGAGTCATTGTGCAAGGCAGCACATTAACATTAAATGCCGTGGGTTTAGGCTTAATAATTTTTGGGTTATTACGCGTTGTTATCAATGGATTGCGGCAATATTTACTAGACCACACAGCTAACCGAATCAGCGTCGCCTTATTGGTAGGCTTTATTAAACATACCTTCCGCTTACCTTTAGCATTCTTTGAGTCACGTTACGTTGGTGATATTGTTTCTCGCGTTCAAGAAAATCAGAAAATTCAACGCTTTCTGACTGGAGAAGCACTGTCAATCATTTTAGATTTGCTCACAGTGTTTGTCTATGTAGGGTTGATGTTTTGGTACAGTTCTTCAATGGCATTGCTGAGTTTAGCCATCTTACCGCCCTATATACTACTTGCTTTTGTCGCCACACCTTTTTTGCGTCGCATTAGCCGTGAAGTTTTTAACGCTTCAGCTAATGAAAATAGTTATTTGATTCAATCCCTTACAGGTATTCGTTCGATTCGCTCAATGGCAATTGAACAAACAGTACGCTGGCATTGGGAAGAACGATTAAATCAGGTGATTAAAAAAACCTTTGGTGGGCAGATCATTGGTAATCAATTACAAATTATTAGTTCCGCCATTGAATCTTTAGTAACTACAGGATTACTGTGGTATGGGGCTTGGTTAGTCATTCAAAATCAACTCACAATTGGACAATTAGTAGCTTTCAATATGTTGTTAGGCAACATAATTCGCCCTTTCCAACGGCTAGTCGTGTTGTGGAATCAATTACAGGAAGTAATTATTTCTACTGAGCGTATTAATGATGTTTTAGAAGCAGAGCCAGAAGAAGACTTACAACACCAAACCCGCCAACATTTACCCAGATTGTACGGTAATATTCGTTTTGAAAACGTTACTTTTCGCTATCACCCAGAAAGCGATATTAACGTATTACAAAATCTCAGTTTTGAAATTCTGCCTGAGCAAACTGTAGCGGTTGTCGGACGTAGTGGTTCTGGAAAAACTACCCTTTCCAAACTGATTTTAGGACTCTATCCGCCGACAGATGGCAAAGTATTAATTGATTCTCAAGACGTGACAAGTATTTCCCTGCGATCGCTGCGTTCTCAAATTGGTGTTGTCGATCAAGATACCTTTTTATTTGGTGGGACAATCCGTGAAAATATCAGTATTGCTCATCCAGAAGCCACTTTAGAAGAAGTGATTGAAGCGGCGCAATTAGCAGGAGCAGATGAATTTATTAAACAATTGCCAATGGGTTACGAAACCCAAATTGGTGAGGGCGGCGGTATGCTATCTGGCGGACAACGCCAACGACTAGCGATCGCTCGTGCATTGCTGGGAAATCCCCGTTTATTACTTTTAGATGAAGCCACCAGCCACCTCGACTCTGAATCTGAGCGTATTATTCAGAACAATTTAAAAACAATTCTCCAAGGACGCACCAGTTTAATCATTGCTCATCGCCTTTCCACCGTGCGTCATGCTGACCTAATTTTGGTTTTAGATCGTGGCTTACTAGTCGAAAGCGGTACTCACGATCAATTAATTGCCAGAAGAGGTCATTACTTTTATCTCAACCAACAACAATTCGCTACTACAGCTTGA
- a CDS encoding peptidoglycan DD-metalloendopeptidase family protein encodes MLKNTPSSDGAPLEQLNTVNPMVNRRVRTKAAMIGLAISMGATSLLVTRQSDQAQAAAPVGSQKAASTIPAASNTEMKFASTKLKTQIISSASVPENSVIVEPTAISQLPGLEAKWQVAAGGMSLSVPASDNVSKTTADKTGISQQSQLLQEIQAAKKLKQTSQQLSSVDGVAGGQDSFLKTQAQQSTVVSTEVNAQLKAQQEFALNRLQEKSNRLRKSLAELGSGESKNSSKAKTELAQATTEVDQLPPISTSNTVIEQSPTLSDTSKADLLSRLKQTNQTSESTQQVATAPVPATQKAVVSSTTKAYEVKPGDTLAAIASRYNTSVAELVKANHLSNPNQLKISQRLIIPAGQVEPRAIKIPVVANPVSNSPVSIVANNSSVTIPVPTVTNNQVEANTAIAPQPTPASVETDGVGGDTPMPKAFTEIQLSKKPGQKVARARNERLQSLQAEIQRLQEKYRAQQSGNVASSTTTGTESNSAAVPIPVPVAVPNNFAVSTSVSGRKDLAVPIAVPSPMASGYSTQPIKPEFRATLSTDEPVNPEFLPNSTAGKVTLSPKTSATKIATPPVGVNASDSLGRARGTNVSPNYPLPPLAAVDQYLPKPVDETIPPPSSSSVAYVWPAKGVFTSGYGWRWGRMHKGIDVANATGTPVQASSDGVVEKAGWNKGGFGNLVEIRHPDGSMTRYAHNSKILVRAGQQVRQGEIIAKMGSTGFSTGPHTHFEIHPSGKGAVNPIALLPDHNQNRI; translated from the coding sequence GTGCTGAAAAATACCCCCAGCAGTGATGGTGCCCCGTTAGAACAGCTAAATACAGTTAATCCGATGGTTAACCGTCGAGTACGGACAAAAGCCGCCATGATTGGCTTAGCAATCTCAATGGGCGCAACTAGCCTTTTGGTGACTCGGCAAAGTGATCAAGCCCAAGCAGCAGCGCCCGTAGGCAGCCAAAAGGCTGCCTCAACTATTCCAGCTGCTTCTAACACTGAAATGAAATTTGCTTCCACAAAGCTGAAGACTCAAATAATCTCATCAGCTAGCGTGCCAGAAAACTCTGTCATTGTGGAACCAACAGCAATTTCGCAATTACCTGGGCTTGAAGCTAAATGGCAAGTTGCAGCAGGCGGAATGTCTTTGTCGGTTCCGGCATCAGACAATGTTTCCAAAACAACGGCTGATAAAACTGGTATTTCCCAGCAATCTCAATTGTTGCAAGAAATCCAAGCAGCCAAAAAGCTAAAACAGACATCACAACAACTGTCTAGTGTTGACGGTGTTGCTGGCGGACAAGATTCTTTCCTGAAAACTCAGGCGCAACAAAGTACAGTCGTTAGTACTGAAGTTAATGCTCAACTCAAAGCACAACAAGAGTTTGCACTAAATCGCTTACAAGAAAAATCGAACCGTTTAAGAAAAAGTCTGGCGGAGTTAGGGTCTGGGGAGTCCAAAAACTCATCAAAAGCTAAAACTGAGTTAGCACAGGCAACGACTGAAGTAGATCAATTACCACCTATCAGTACAAGCAATACGGTAATAGAACAGTCGCCAACTCTGAGCGATACCAGCAAAGCCGACCTCTTATCGAGGTTGAAACAGACAAACCAAACGAGTGAGTCAACGCAGCAAGTAGCAACAGCACCTGTACCAGCCACACAAAAAGCTGTTGTGTCATCGACCACTAAAGCCTATGAAGTGAAACCTGGAGATACGCTAGCAGCGATCGCTAGTAGATACAATACTTCGGTTGCAGAACTAGTCAAGGCAAATCATCTTAGCAATCCCAATCAACTGAAAATCAGCCAAAGACTGATTATTCCTGCTGGTCAAGTTGAACCTAGAGCGATCAAAATTCCAGTTGTAGCTAACCCTGTCAGTAATTCTCCGGTATCAATTGTTGCTAATAACAGCAGTGTTACTATTCCGGTTCCGACAGTTACAAACAATCAGGTAGAGGCAAATACTGCGATCGCACCTCAGCCAACCCCTGCAAGTGTCGAGACTGACGGCGTGGGTGGTGATACTCCAATGCCAAAAGCTTTTACCGAAATACAGCTGTCTAAAAAACCAGGGCAGAAGGTAGCAAGAGCTAGAAATGAACGTCTCCAAAGCTTACAAGCGGAAATCCAAAGATTACAGGAAAAATACCGCGCCCAACAATCTGGGAATGTAGCTTCCAGTACAACGACTGGTACTGAAAGCAATAGTGCTGCTGTGCCAATTCCAGTTCCGGTTGCTGTTCCTAACAACTTTGCGGTATCAACATCCGTTTCGGGACGTAAAGATTTGGCAGTGCCAATTGCCGTTCCTAGCCCGATGGCATCAGGTTATAGTACTCAACCGATTAAGCCAGAATTTCGTGCTACTCTCTCTACTGACGAGCCAGTAAATCCAGAGTTTTTGCCTAATTCAACAGCTGGTAAGGTGACTCTTTCTCCCAAAACATCGGCCACGAAAATAGCAACACCTCCCGTTGGAGTTAATGCTTCAGATTCTTTAGGAAGGGCGCGAGGAACCAATGTGTCTCCAAATTACCCTCTCCCACCATTAGCAGCAGTAGATCAATATTTACCCAAGCCAGTTGACGAGACTATACCCCCTCCTTCATCGTCTTCTGTTGCCTATGTTTGGCCTGCAAAAGGTGTATTCACCTCCGGCTATGGTTGGCGTTGGGGCAGAATGCACAAGGGAATTGACGTTGCTAATGCTACTGGCACACCAGTTCAAGCATCATCCGACGGTGTGGTAGAAAAAGCTGGTTGGAATAAGGGTGGCTTTGGCAACCTTGTAGAAATTCGACATCCAGATGGTAGTATGACTCGCTATGCTCATAACAGCAAGATTTTAGTTAGAGCAGGTCAGCAAGTTCGTCAAGGAGAAATAATTGCCAAAATGGGTAGCACTGGTTTTAGTACTGGTCCACACACCCACTTTGAAATCCATCCATCAGGCAAGGGGGCAGTGAATCCCATCGCTCTTCTACCAGACCACAACCAAAACCGCATATAG
- a CDS encoding HetP family heterocyst commitment protein yields the protein MNQEISSINSNFNKKINPEQFDQIVEAILGGKYSWACVLILRLAGYNPLHYIPYRTYNRLLKENSQLNRTNQQNQERIKVTQVSPDNRSDTHVSESCLGNMKDLAYLEVVGKQKTEIRGGGLNQWLTKQKQVHDSQFVKPQSQPESTQDFSLKVCEIN from the coding sequence ATGAACCAAGAAATTTCTAGCATTAATAGCAACTTCAATAAAAAAATCAATCCTGAACAATTTGACCAAATAGTTGAGGCAATTCTTGGCGGAAAGTATTCCTGGGCATGTGTTTTGATACTACGCTTGGCTGGTTACAATCCTTTACACTATATTCCCTATCGCACCTATAACAGATTGCTTAAAGAAAACTCCCAACTTAACAGAACAAACCAGCAAAATCAGGAAAGAATAAAAGTTACTCAGGTATCTCCTGACAACAGGTCTGATACTCATGTTTCAGAAAGCTGCTTAGGCAACATGAAAGACCTTGCTTATCTTGAGGTAGTAGGTAAGCAAAAAACAGAAATCCGTGGCGGTGGTTTAAATCAGTGGTTGACAAAGCAAAAGCAAGTTCACGACTCTCAATTTGTCAAACCCCAATCACAACCTGAAAGTACTCAAGATTTTTCTCTAAAAGTCTGCGAAATTAATTAA